In Primulina huaijiensis isolate GDHJ02 chromosome 6, ASM1229523v2, whole genome shotgun sequence, a single window of DNA contains:
- the LOC140979858 gene encoding uncharacterized protein OsI_027940 — translation MSRHPEVKWAEREDKVYLTVQLADAKNPKVNLDPEGVFTFSASAGTDDNLYELKLDLLDKVNVEESKINIGVRSIFCVIEKTEAKWWNKLLRGGEKTPHYVKVDWDKWVDEDDDSGGPADLDMGGMDFSKFGDMGGMGGMGSMGGMGGMGGMGGLGGMGGMGGLGGMGGIGGMGGMGGLGDMSGLGDDPVGDDSEDSDDEEQIKMPEGKARDKTEGETTKDS, via the exons ATGAG CCGACATCCCGAAGTTAAGTGGGCTGAAAGGGAGGACAAGGTCTATCTGACAGTGCAGTTGGCGGATGCTAAAAATCCAAAGGTCAACCTTGACCCAGAAGGGGTTTTTACTTTTTCCGCATCTGCTGGGACTGACGATAATCTCTATGAACTCAAACTTGATCTTCTTGACAAAGTTAATGTAGAG GAGAGCAAAATAAACATCGGGGTGAGAAGTATTTTCTGCGTTATAGAAAAAACAGAGGCAAAATGGTGGAATAAATTATTGCGTGGAGGTGAGAAGACGCCTCACTATGTGAAAGTAGATTGGGATAAATGGGtcgatgaagatgatgatagtG GTGGGCCTGCGGATTTGGACATGGGTGGTATGGATTTCTCG AAATTTGGAGACATGGGCGGCATGGGAGGCATGGGCAGCATGGGCGGCATGGGAGGCATGGGCGGCATGGGTGGCTTGGGCGGAATGGGTGGCATGGGCGGCTTGGGTGGCATGGGCGGCATCGGAGGCATGGGCGGCATGGGTGGCCTGGGAGACATGAGTGGCCTTGGAGATGATCCCGTTGGAGATGACTCTGAGGATAGCGATGACGAAG AGCAAATCAAAATGCCAGAAGGAAAGGCTCGTGACAAGACAGAGGGAGAAACAACCAAAGACAGCTGA
- the LOC140978239 gene encoding ABC transporter C family member 14-like: protein MMDSESKPDEPLLNKSHVTGYASASIVSKAFWIWLNPLLKKGYKSALEIDDVPALSPEHRAEALAELFTQNWPKPEENPKHPVVKTLVRCFWKQIASVSFLAILRLGVMYVGPTLVQQFVDFTSGDRSSPYGYYLVLILLIAKFVEVLSSHQFNFSTQKLGMLIRSTLTTALYKKGLRLSGSARQDHGVGQIVNYMAVDAQQLSDMMLHLNNLWLMPLQIIVALVILYQYLGASTFAVLGGIALLIMFVLDGTGKNNKFQFNIMMNRDSRMKATNEVLNYMRVIKFQAWEEYFDEKIQSFREKEYEWLSKFTYCLTANIIVLWSAPAFLATIAFGCATLSGVPLTVGTVFTATSLLKMLHEPMRSFPQSMIAISQAIISFERLDKFLTSKELDDKSVEKVQDCGGEIAVEVENGSFNWDDNSGKEIVKNLNFEIRKGELAAIVGTVGSGKSSLLAAILGEMNKLSGKIRVCGSTAYVAQTSWIQSGTVQENILFGLPMNGKRYKETIRVCCLEKDLEMMEFGDQTEIGERGINFSGGQKQRIQLARAVYQDCDIYLLDDVFSAVDAHTGSDIFKECVRGTLRGKTIILITHQVDFLNNVDQILVMRDGMIVQSGKYNDLLKMGMDFKALVTAHESSMELAEVETTSENIAFLKLSSQRSSKFGEENGEANSQERSELNGGSSRLVKDEERATGKISLHVYKLYCTESFGWIGVVAALVFNLAWQGALMSNDYWLAYETSEKRSASFDPILFIEIYAAIASFSFILVAIRGTLFAVMGLKTAQNFFKQILHSILHAPMSFFDTTPSGRILTRASTDQTNVDIIMPFFLSLAISGYTSLLTIIIITCQYAWPTTILLIPLAWLNIWYRGYYLSTSRELTRLDSITKAPVIHDFSESISGVMTIRCFSKQERFIQNNINRVDSNLRMDFHNNGSNEWLGFRLELIGCFILCISVLFMIILPSNIIDPGNVGLSLSYGLSLNSVLYWAVYLSCFLENKMVSVERIKQFTVIPSEAEWKKNDIFPPPNWPILGNIELKNLQVRYRPDTPLILKGITLSIRGGEKIGVVGRTGSGKSTLIQVIFRLVEPSGGRIIIDDIDISALGLHDLRSRFGIIPQEPVLFEGTVRRNIDPTGLYSDDEIWKSLERCQLKDVVAEKPEKLDSAVVDNGENWSVGQRQLLCLGRVMLKRNRLLFMDEATASVDSYTDGVIQKIIREDFVSCTIISIAHRIPTVMDCDRVLVIDAGRVKEFDKPSHLLERPSLFGALVQEYANRSSEL, encoded by the exons ATGATGGATTCAGAGAGCAAGCCAGACGAACCCCTTTTGAATAAATCTCATGTGACTGGGTACGCTTCGGCCTCTATTGTGTCGAAAGCCTTTTGGATTTGGTTGAATCCCCTCCTGAAGAAAGGTTACAAATCAGCCCTCGAGATAGATGATGTGCCAGCACTTTCACCAGAGCACCGGGCTGAAGCATTAGCTGAGCTTTTCACACAAAATTGGCCTAAGCCTGAAGAGAACCCGAAGCATCCCGTTGTGAAAACACTGGTGAGATGCTTTTGGAAACAAATTGCCTCCGTTTCATTTCTTGCAATCTTAAGGCTCGGTGTAATGTATGTTGGGCCAACACTTGTACAGCAGTTTGTTGATTTTACCTCTGGAGATAGAAGTTCTCCCTATGGATACTACCTTGTATTGATTCTATTGATCGCGAAATTTGTGGAAGTTTTGAGCTCACACCAGTTCAACTTCAGTACTCAAAAACTGGGGATGCTTATTCGATCCACGCTTACTACTGCTTTATACAAGAAGGGGTTGAGGCTTTCGGGCTCAGCTAGACAAGATCATGGAGTTGGACAAATAGTTAACTACATGGCGGTGGATGCTCAGCAGCTCTCGGATATGATGTTGCACCTAAACAACTTGTGGCTTATGCCATTGCAAATCATCGTGGCCTTAGTTATACTTTATCAGTACTTGGGCGCCTCAACATTTGCCGTACTAGGTGGAATTGCCTTATTAATCATGTTTGTGTTGGATGGTACCGGAAAAAACAACAAATTccaatttaatattatgatgAACCGTGATTCGAGAATGAAGGCAACAAATGAGGTACTCAACTACATGAGAGTGATAAAGTTCCAGGCATGGGAAGAATACTTTGACGAGAAAATCCAATCATTTCGTGAAAAAGAATATGAATGGCTGTCGAAATTTACATATTGCTTAACTGCCAATATCATTGTGCTATGGAGTGCGCCGGCTTTTCTTGCCACAATTGCATTTGGATGTGCTACTCTTTCCGGGGTTCCACTTACTGTAGGCACAGTCTTTACAGCAACCTCGCTCTTAAAGATGTTGCACGAGCCGATGAGGTCTTTCCCGCAATCAATGATTGCCATTTCACAGGCCATAATCTCTTTTGAACGACTGGATAAGTTCCTGACCAGCAAGGAGTTGGACGATAAATCAGTTGAGAAGGTTCAAGATTGTGGAGGAGAGATTGCTGTGGAGGTCGAAAACGGGTCGTTTAACTGGGACGATAACAGTGGGAAAGAGATAGTTAAGAACTTAAATTTTGAGATCAGAAAAGGGGAGCTTGCTGCAATTGTTGGTACTGTGGGATCAGGGAAGTCTTCCCTTCTGGCGGCAATTCTTGGCGAGATGAACAAACTATCAGGAAAG ATCAGAGTATGTGGTTCCACAGCCTATGTCGCTCAAACATCATGGATCCAAAGTGGAACAGTACAAGAAAACATATTATTTGGCTTACCTATGAATGGAAAGAGATACAAGGAAACTATCAGGGTGTGCTGCTTGGAGAAAGACTTGGAAATGATGGAGTTTGGAGACCAAACTGAAATTGGAGAACGTGGTATCAATTTTAGTGGTGGCCAGAAACAACGAATTCAACTTGCAAGAGCTGTTTATCAGGATTGTGATATTTATTTACTTGATGATGTGTTTAGTGCTGTTGATGCTCACACTGGATCAGACATATTCAAG GAATGTGTAAGAGGAACCCTCAGAGGTAAGACCATTATACTTATCACCCACCAGGTGGACTTCTTGAATAATGTTGATCAAATTTTG GTCATGAGAGACGGGATGATTGTTCAATCTGGAAAATACAATGACCTGCTGAAGATGGGCATGGATTTCAAAGCTTTGGTAACAGCCCATGAGTCATCAATGGAACTTGCAGAGGTGGAGACAACCTCAGAGAACATAGCTTTCCTGAAATTATCTAGTCAAAGATCGTCTAAGTTTGGAGAAGAAAATGGTGAAGCTAATTCTCAAGAAAGGTCTGAGTTGAATGGGGGAAGTTCAAGGCTTGTCAAGGACGAAGAGCGAGCAACCGGGAAAATAAGTTTGCATGTTTATAAGTTATATTGCACCGAGTCTTTTGGATGGATAGGAGTGGTTGCTGCATTGGTCTTTAATCTAGCATGGCAAGGAGCTTTAATGTCAAACGACTACTGGTTGGCATATGAAACTTCAGAAAAACGTTCAGCGTCATTCGACCCTATTCTGTTCATTGAAATATACGCTGCCATTGCTTCCTTTTCCTTTATACTGGTTGCGATAAGAGGAACTTTGTTTGCTGTAATGGGTTTAAAGACTGCTCAAAATTTCTTCAAACAAATTCTTCATAGCATCTTGCATGCTCCTATGTCATTCTTTGATACTACACCTTCTGGACGAATTCTAACTCGG GCTTCAACTGATCAGACCAACGTCGATATTATAATGCCTTTCTTTCTAAGTCTTGCGATTTCGGGGTATACATCACTTCTTACTATCATCATCATAACTTGTCAATATGCTTGGCCAACTACAATCCTTTTGATTCCACTTGCTTGGCTAAATATATGGTACAGG GGGTATTACCTTTCTACATCTCGGGAATTGACTCGACTGGACTCTATAACAAAGGCTCCTGTCATTCATGATTTCTCAGAGAGTATATCAGGAGTGATGACTATTCGTTGTTTCAGTAAGCAGGAAAGATTTATTCAGAATAATATTAATCGCGTAGATTCAAATCTGCGCATGGACTTCCACAATAATGGATCCAATGAGTGGCTGGGATTTCGTTTAGAACTTATCGGATGTTTCATTCTCTGCATATCTGTGCTGTTTATGATAATTTTACCTAGCAATATAATTGATCCAG GGAATGTCGGTTTATCCCTTTCGTATGGGTTATCGCTTAATTCTGTGCTCTATTGGGCTGTGTACTTGAGTTGCTTTCTGGAAAACAAGATGGTTTCGGTTGAGAGGATAAAACAGTTTACAGTCATACCGTCGGAAGCAGAATGGaagaaaaatgacatttttcctcCACCGAATTGGCCGATCCTTGGCAATATTGAGCTGAAAAACTTGCAG GTCAGATATCGCCCAGATACTCCGTTAATTCTTAAAGGAATTACACTAAGCATTAGAGGAGGTGAGAAGATAGGTGTTGTTGGCCGTACAGGCAGTGGGAAATCAACACTGATCCAGGTTATATTCAGATTGGTGGAGCCATCAGGTGGAAGAATAATCATTGATGACATTGACATTTCAGCATTGGGGCTTCACGATCTTAGGTCTCGTTTCGGCATCATACCGCAAGAGCCTGTTCTTTTTGAAGGAACTGTGAGAAGAAACATCGACCCCACTGGGTTGTATTCGGATGATGAAATATGGAAG AGCTTAGAGCGGTGTCAACTCAAGGATGTGGTTGCTGAAAAGCCAGAGAAACTTGATTCAGCTG TTGTCGATAACGGTGAAAACTGGAGCGTGGGACAAAGGCAGCTTCTTTGCTTAGGAAGGGTGATGCTAAAAAGAAACCGGCTTCTGTTCATGGACGAAGCAACTGCATCAGTTGATTCATATACAGATGGAGTGATTCAGAAAATAATCCGGGAGGACTTCGTATCCTGCACCATCATCAGCATTGCACACAGAATACCGACGGTAATGGACTGTGACAGGGTCCTGGTAATAGATGCAG GAAGGGTGAAAGAATTCGACAAGCCGTCTCACTTGCTTGAAAGGCCTTCGCTCTTTGGAGCATTGGTTCAGGAGTATGCCAACCGATCATCAGAGCTTTGA